TTATGTTTATAAAATAATAAAAAGGAAATCTGAAAAATCAGGTATAATATTAGGAATTATTGCTGGATCATTTACTAATACACTTGGAGTTTTAGGAATGATTTATATATTGTACATAAATGCTTATGCAAATGCACTACATATAAGCTATAGTACAGCAGTAAAATCATTATTAATACTGGTGGCAAACGGAATTATATCTGCTGCTATGGCGCTTATTGTTTCATTTCCTATTATAATTATAGTTAAGAGAATAAGAAAATAGTTTAAAGAAGAATAGAAACTGTATGTAATATGTTAAAAAATATATTACATACAGTTTTTTTTATAAATAATGAACTTTTTTTTTAGTTTGATTGTCTTATTAGAGAGGTTTTAAGTTATTATATTATTTATAGTTTTAACACTAAATTGGAGGAATGCATTTGGAGGAAAAAGAACTTGTAAAAAAAGCTCAATTGGGAAGCTCTGGTGCACTTAATACACTATTTCAAATGAATTACAAATTACTTTTTGGATTTTTAATTAAAACAACAGGAGATATTAGCTTTGCTGAGGATTTAGTTCAAGAAACCTTTATGAAGGCTGTAATAAATATAAATAAATTTAGAGGTGAAAGTAAATTTCTAAGTTGGCTCATAGCTATAGCACTAAATTTATATAAAAATGAGGTAAAAAGACAAAGTAAATTTGAAACAAAAGCTATTAATGAGATTATAAATTTAAAAAGCAAGATTGGGTTTGAAGAAAGAATAGGCGATAAGTTAGAAGTTATGAAAGCACTTAAGGAGCTTCAGAAAATGTCCTATGAAAAAAGAGTTACCTTTATATTAAAATATTATTATGGATACAGCATAGACGAAATAAGTAAAATAATTGATTGTAAAGAAGGCACCGTAAAGTCAAGGCTTCATAATACAGTAAAGGTTCTTAGAAGCATTTTAGGAGGTGATAGGTAATGAATAAAAATAAATATATTGAAGATGATTATCTGGAAAAGATAGGAGTTATAAAAGATATAGATACTTTAAGTATAATAAAGGCTGCAAGACAGGAAGAAGAAAATAAAGAATTAAGAATTCAAGATTTTATATATGGATTTTCTTTAGTTTTTGCAGTCATAGTTGAAATTTCTATTTTATATAAATTTGGTGTAAAAGTATGTTTAGTTTTGAATTTTATAATGACATTTGTACTACCTCTTTTAGTACTTATAAAACCTAAAAACTATATGGGAGGCGGAATTGTAAAATGACAATACTAGAATCCTTGGTTGTAGCTTTAATTATATTTCTATGGATAGGACAATCTCTTTGGATATACCTTGATGCTAGAGAAAGAAAAAATAGATTTTCGGTAATTTGGGCGATAGTAGCTCTTTTCAGTATTCCTGTTCCACTTATAATTTATATTATTGTAAGTAGAAGTGAAGGACAAAACAAAAAATGCTCAAATTGTGGAAAAAATGTGAAAGAACAGTGGATATATTGCCCTTATTGTGGACAAAAATTTGATAGAGGATGGAATGAAAATGAACGTATTTAGAAAGTATAAATTTGTGTGGATAGGACTCTTTATAATAGTATTTATAGGAGTGTTTCTTGTAGGAAGATTAGCTATGTCGAATAAAAAAACAATATTTGGAGATACCAATTTAGCAATAG
The Clostridium felsineum DSM 794 DNA segment above includes these coding regions:
- a CDS encoding sigma-70 family RNA polymerase sigma factor, with the protein product MEEKELVKKAQLGSSGALNTLFQMNYKLLFGFLIKTTGDISFAEDLVQETFMKAVININKFRGESKFLSWLIAIALNLYKNEVKRQSKFETKAINEIINLKSKIGFEERIGDKLEVMKALKELQKMSYEKRVTFILKYYYGYSIDEISKIIDCKEGTVKSRLHNTVKVLRSILGGDR
- a CDS encoding zinc ribbon domain-containing protein, which gives rise to MTILESLVVALIIFLWIGQSLWIYLDARERKNRFSVIWAIVALFSIPVPLIIYIIVSRSEGQNKKCSNCGKNVKEQWIYCPYCGQKFDRGWNENERI